The Globicephala melas chromosome 20, mGloMel1.2, whole genome shotgun sequence genome contains a region encoding:
- the RAI1 gene encoding retinoic acid-induced protein 1 isoform X1 → MQSFRERCGFHGKQQTYQQTSQETSRLENYRQPSQAGLSCDRQRLLTKDYYGPQPFPSYEGGAGTPATAARASKGLSSPQAPQGRPSFAGYAVQDGSPYPGRYSGEEGLQAWGAPQPPPPQPQPLPGAVGKYDENLMKKTAAPPARQYPEQGAQLPFRTHTLHVQQQLSQPLAYPKLQRQKPQNDLASPLPFPPGSHFPQQSQSFPVSSTYSSTGQGGGQGAHSYKSCTAPSTQPHDRPLTANAGLAPGQRVPSLHAYQPGRLSYEPQKQQQQQALQSRHHAQETLHYQSLTKYQHYGQQGPGYCQPDAAVRTPEQYYQTFSPGSSHSPARSVGRSPSYSSTPSPLMPNLENFPYNQQPLGPGAFPAGLADHSHFLPLLNPSPTDAAGSVDAQAANCKALQKDKLPESLLSDLSLHSLTALTSQVENISNTVQQLLLSKAAMPQKKGVKSLAARTPEQHKSQHCSPEGSGYSAEPAGTPLSDPLSSTPQSTHAEPPEADYLSGSEDPLERSFLYCSQARGSPARVHGSSKAKPESVSTCSVTSPDDMSTKSDDSFQSLHGSLPLDSFSKLVAGERDCPRLLLSALAQEDLASEILGLQEAISEKADKVWAEAPGLAKDTGKPPFSLENHSACLDPMAKGAWPRPGEQDALPETLQLEKGGGTKDFGPGLFEDPSVGFATPDPKKTTGPLSFGAKPTLGAAASDPATAAFDCFPDTTAASSADSANPFAWPEENLGDACPRWGLHPGELTKGLEQGGKAADSVGQEDAREASACLGFQEEQPSAEKAVVPRDSQQEEGGGVKEEAGGLLQCPEVGKADRWLEDSRHCCSAADFGDLPLLPPAGRKGDLEAEEYSSLCELLGSPEQRPGLQDPLSPKAPLLCGKEEVEEVLDPKAGWGSPCALSGESVILLGPTVGTESKVQSWFESSLSHMKPGEEGPEGALAPGDSTTLAPEASLTQKPNKPAVPEAPIAKKEPVPRGKSLRSRRVHRGLPEAEDSPCRAPALPKDLLLPESCTGPPQGQMEGAGAPGRGTSEGLPRMCTRSFTALSEPRTPGPPGLPTTPAPPDKLGGKQRAAFKSGKRVGKPSPKAASSPSNPAALPVASDSSPMGSKTKETDSPDAPGKDQRSMILRSRTRTQEAFHCKRRRASESRLPNCRAAKKLLANNHLPATFKVAGSPQKEGRVGQRARVPKPGAGGKLSDRPLHTLKRKSAFMAPVPTKKRNLVLRSGSTSGDTKEEGAEGPPTLFKRMTSPKKAKPTKGNGEPTAKLPPPETPDASLKLASRASVQGAMKTKVLPPRKGRGLKLEAIVQKITSPSLKKFACRAPGAPPGNPLSPSLPEKDRGLKSAGGSPLGAEEGLLNVSTGQKFPAALGADPLCRNPTNRSLKGKLVNNKKLSSTDGFKTEAFTSPEALLPGGTALAPKKRSRKGRAGALGLPKGSLEKRPHLGPALLLTASSTQGGSEDSPGGGGKKPKTEELGLASQPPEGRPCQPQVRAQKQPGHANYSSYSKRKRLTRGRAKNATTSPCKGRAKRRRQQQVLPLDPAEPEIRLKYISSCKRLRADSRTPAFSPFVRVEKRDAFTTVCTVVNSPGDEPKPHRKPSSSSSSCSSSLDAAGASLATLPGGSVLQPRPSLPLSSTMHLGPVVSKALSTSCLVCCLCQNPANFKDLGDLCGPYYPGHCLPKKKPKLKEKVRPESTCEEASLPLERTLKGLECPAAAAATTTTTTTTGKPPRPDGPADPAKQGSLRTSARGLSRRLQSCYCCDGRGEGGEETAPADRSRKHECSKEPPAEPGGDAQEHWVHEACAVWTGGVYLVAGKLFGLQEAMKVAMDMTCSSCQEAGATIGCCHKGCIHTYHYPCASDAGKSQPKGTEGRGTQAQLLELTPLDPSASLFSCPSNSLPSHVSRLGPELGSAGDKETRPSPATCWRRAQKHKLESCM, encoded by the exons ATGCAGTCTTTTCGAGAAAGGTGTGGTTTCCATGGCAAACAACAGACCTACCAGCAGACCTCACAGGAGACATCTCGCCTGGAGAATTACCGGCAGCCGAGTCAGGCTGGGCTGAGCTGCGACCGGCAGCGTCTGCTGACCAAGGACTATTACGGCCCGCAGCCCTTCCCCAGCTACGAGGGCGGCGCCGGCACGCCCGCCACGGCGGCGCGCGCCAGCAAAGGCCTGTCCTCTCCGCAGGCCCCGCAGGGGAGGCCGTCCTTCGCGGGCTACGCCGTCCAGGACGGCAGCCCCTACCCCGGCCGCTACTCGGGGGAGGAGGGCCTGCAGGCCTGGGGGGCGCCGCAGCCACCACCCCCGCAGCCGCAACCCCTGCCAGGGGCGGTGGGCAAATATGACGAGAACCTGATGAAGAAGACAGCAGCGCCCCCCGCCCGGCAGTACCCAGAGCAGGGCGCCCAGCTGCCCTTTCGGACTCACACCCTCCACGTCCAGCAGCAGCTGTCGCAGCCCCTGGCTTACCCCAAGCTCCAAAGGCAGAAACCCCAGAACGACCTCGCCTcgcccctgcccttccccccgGGCAGCCACTTCCCCCAGCAGTCCCAGTCCTTCCCCGTCTCCTCCACCTACTCCTCCACCGGCCAGGGTGGCGGGCAGGGGGCCCACTCCTACAAGAGCTGCACGGCCCCGTCCACCCAGCCCCACGACAGGCCGCTGACCGCCAACGCCGGCCTGGCCCCAGGCCAGCGGGTCCCAAGCCTTCACGCCTACCAGCCTGGGCGCCTCAGCTACGAGccacagaagcagcagcagcagcaagccCTCCAGAGCCGCCACCACGCCCAGGAGACCCTCCACTACCAGAGCCTCACCAAGTACCAACACTACGGGCAGCAGGGCCCCGGCTACTGCCAGCCGGACGCGGCCGTCAGGACCCCGGAGCAGTACTACCAGACCTTCAGCCCCGGCTCCAGCCACTCGCCCGCCCGCTCCGTGGGCCGCTCCCCTTCCTACAGCTCCACCCCGTCGCCGCTGATGCCCAACCTGGAGAACTTTCCCTACAACCAGCAGCCGCTTGGCCCTGGAGCCTTCCCCGCCGGTCTCGCGGACCACAGCCACTTCCTGCCCCTGCTCAACCCCTCCCCGACGGACGCCGCCGGCTCCGTGGACGCCCAGGCCGCCAACTGCAAGGCCCTGCAGAAGGACAAGCTTCCCGAGAGCCTGCTGTCAGACCTGAGCCTGCACAGCCTCACGGCGCTGACCTCGCAGGTGGAGAACATCTCCAACACCGTGCAGCAGCTGCTGCTCTCCAAGGCGGCCATGCCCCAGAAGAAGGGCGTCAAGAGCCTGGCGGCCCGGACCCCGGAGCAGCACAAGAGCCAGCACTGCAGCCCCGAGGGCAGCGGCTACTCGGCCGAGCCGGCAGGCACGCCGCTGTCGGATCCGCTGAGCAGCACCCCGCAGTCCACGCACGCCGAGCCGCCCGAGGCCGACTACCTGAGCGGCTCCGAGGACCCGCTGGAGCGCAGCTTCCTCTACTGCAGCCAGGCCCGCGGCAGCCCCGCCAGGGTCCACGGCAGCTCCAAGGCCAAGCCCGAGTCCGTGTCCACCTGCTCTGTGACTTCACCCGACGACATGTCCACCAAGTCCGATGACTCCTTCCAGAGCCTGCACGGCAGCCTGCCGCTCGACAGCTTCTCCAAGCTTGTGGCTGGAGAGCGGGACTGCCCGCGCCTGCTGCTCAGCGCCCTGGCACAGGAGGACCTGGCCTCCGAGATCCTGGGGCTGCAGGAGGCCATCAGCGAGAAGGCCGACAAGGTCTGGGCCGAGGCGCCCGGCCTGGCCAAGGACACCGGCAAGCCACCCTTCTCGCTGGAGAACCACAGCGCCTGCTTGGACCCCATGGCCAAGGGTGCGTGGCCGCGGCCGGGGGAGCAGGACGCCCTGCCCGAGACCCTACAGCTGGAGAAGGGCGGCGGCACCAAGGACTTCGGCCCGGGGCTGTTCGAAGATCCCTCCGTGGGCTTCGCCACCCCTGACCCCAAGAAGACAACTGGTCCCCTCTCCTTTGGTGCCAAGCCCACGCTGGGGGCCGCCGCCTCGGACCCCGCCACGGCGGCTTTCGACTGCTTCCCAGACACGACTGCCGCCAGCTCGGCGGACAGCGCCAACCCCTTCGCCTGGCCCGAGGAGAACCTGGGGGACGCCTGTCCCCGGTGGGGGCTGCACCCCGGCGAGCTCACCAAGGGCCTGGAGCAGGGCGGGAAGGCCGCCGACAGCGTTGGCCAGGAGGACGCCCGCGAGGCTTCGGCCTGCCTGGGCTTCCAGGAGGAGCAGCCCTCGGCGGAGAAGGCCGTGGTGCCCCGGGACTCCcagcaggaggaggggggaggggtgaagGAGGAGGCGGGTGGGCTGCTGCAGTGTCCCGAGGTGGGCAAGGCCGACCGGTGGCTGGAGGACAGCCGGCACTGCTGCTCCGCCGCTGACTTCGGAGACCTCCCGTTGCTGCCGCCCGCCGGCAGGAAGGGGGACTTGGAGGCGGAGGAGTACTCGTCTCTGTGCGAGCTCCTGGGCAGCCCCGAGCAGAGGCCGGGCCTGCAGGACCCGCTGTCGCCCAAGGCCCCGCTGCTGTGTGgcaaggaggaggtggaggaggtgctGGACCCCAAGGCCGGCTGGGGCTCCCCGTGTGCCCTGTCTGGCGAGTCCGTCATCTTGCTGGGCCCCACCGTGGGCACCGAGTCCAAGGTGCAGAGCTGGTTCGAGTCCTCCCTCTCCCACATGAAGCCAGGGGAAGAGGGGCCCGAGGGGGCGCTGGCCCCAGGGGATTCCACCACCCTGGCCCCGGAAGCCTCCCTGACCCAGAAGCCGAACAAGCCTGCTGTGCCCGAGGCGCCCATCGCCAAGAAGGAGCCTGTGCCTCGCGGCAAAAGCTTACGGAGCCGGCGGGTGCACCGGGGGCTGCCCGAGGCCGAGGATTCCCCGTGCAGGGCGCCGGCGCTGCCCAAAGACCTGCTGCTCCCTGAATCGTGCACGGGGCCCCCCCAGGGACAGATGGAAGGGGCGGGGGCCCCAGGCCGGGGGACCTCGGAAGGGCTCCCCAGGATGTGCACCCGCTCCTTCACGGCCCTGAGTGAGCCCCGCACGCCCGGACCCCCGGGCcttcccaccacccctgcccccccagaCAAGCTGGGGGGCAAGCAGCGAGCTGCCTTCAAGTCGGGCAAGCGGGTGGGGAAGCCCTCCCCCAAGGCCGCATCCAGCCCCAGCAACCCGGCCGCCCTGCCCGTGGCCTCCGACAGCAGTCCCATGGGCTCCAAGACCAAGGAGACAGACTCGCCGGATGCACCAGGCAAAGACCAGCGCTCCATGATCCTCCGGTCCCGCACCAGGACCCAGGAGGCCTTCCACTGCAAGCGGCGGCGGGCCTCGGAGAGCCGGCTCCCCAACTGCCGCGCCGCCAAGAAGCTCCTCGCCAACAACCACCTGCCCGCCACGTTCAAGGTCGCCGGTAGCCCCCAGAAGGAGGGCAGGGTGGGCCAGCGGGCAAGGGTCCCCAAGCCTGGTGCAGGCGGCAAGCTCTCCGATCGGCCCCTCCACACCCTCAAGAGGAAGTCGGCCTTCATGGCGCCTGTCCCCACCAAGAAGCGCAACCTGGTCTTACGCAGCGGCAGCACCAGCGGGGACACGAAGGAGGAGGGGGCCGAGGGCCCTCCCACCCTCTTCAAGAGGATGACGTCTCCCAAGAAGGCCAAGCCCACCAAGGGCAACGGTGAGCCCACGGCAAAGCTGCCGCCCCCGGAGACCCCTGACGCCAGCCTGAAGCTGGCCTCACGGGCGTCCGTCCAGGGGGCCATGAAGACCAAGGTGCTGCCCCCCCGGAAAGGCCGGGGCCTGAAGCTGGAGGCCATCGTGCAGAAGATCACCTCGCCCAGCCTGAAAAAGTTCGCGTGCAGAGCACCAGGGGCCCCTCCCGGGAATCCTCTGAGCCCATCCCTCCCCGAGAAGGACCGCGGGCTCAAGAGCGCAGGGGGCAGCCCGCTGGGGGCAGAAGAAGGTCTCTTAAACGTGAGCACTGGGCAGAAGTTCCCAGCAGCCTTGGGGGCCGATCCGTTATGCAGAAATCCAACCAACAGATCCTTAAAAGGCAAACTCGTGAACAATAAGAAACTGTCCTCCACCGACGGTTTCAAAACTGAGGCCTTCACATCCCCAGAGGCCCTACTGCCCGGGGGCACTGCCCTGGCACCTAAGAAGAGAAGCCGGAAAGGCAGGGCTGGAGCCCTCGGACTCCCCAAAGGCTCCCTGGAGAAGAGGCCTCATCTCGGCCCAGCTCTGCTCCTGACGGCCAGCAGCACGCAGGGGGGCAGCGAGGACAGCCCTGGCGGAGGAGGCAAGAAGCCAAAGACGGAGGAGCTGGGGCTGGCCTCCCAGCCCCCTGAGGGCCGGCCCTGCCAGCCCCAGGTGAGGGCACAGAAGCAGCCTGGCCACGCCAACTACAGCAGCTATTCCAAGCGGAAGCGCCTGACGCGGGGCCGGGCCAAGAACGCCACCACCTCACCCTGTAAGGGGCGTGCcaagcggcggcggcagcagcaggtgCTGCCCCTGGATCCCGCAGAGCCTGAAATCCGCCTCAAATACATTTCCTCCTGCAAGCGGCTGCGAGCAGACAGCCGCACCCCCGCCTTCTCACCCTTCGTGCGGGTGGAGAAGCGGGATGCGTTCACCACCGTATGCACTGTTGTCAACTCCCCCGGAGACGAGCCCAAGCCCCACAGGAAGCCTTCCTCCTCTTCATCCTCTTGCTCCTCCTCCCTGGATGCGGCCGGGGCCTCCCTAGCCACGCTCCCTGGAGGCTCCGTCCTGCAGCCTcggccctccctgcccctctcctccaccATGCATCTGGGGCCCGTGGTCTCCAAGGCCCTGAGTACCTCTTGCCTTGTTTGCTGCCTCTGCCAAAACCCAGCCAACTTCAAGGACCTCGGGGACCTCTGTGGGCCCTACTACCCCGGACACTGCCTCCCCAAAAAGAAGCCAAAACTCAAGGAGAAGGTGCGGCCAGAGAGCACCTGCGAGGAGGCCTCGCTGCCTCTTGAGAGGACACTCAAAGGCCTCGAGTGCCCAGCTGCCgctgccgccaccaccaccaccaccaccaccaccgggAAGCCCCCCAGGCCTGACGGCCCAGCCGATCCAGCCAAGCAGGGCTCCCTGCGCACCAGCGCCCGGGGCCTGTCCCGGCGGCTGCAGAGTTGCTACTGCTGTGACGGTCGGGGGGAAGGTGGTGAAGAGACAGCCCCAGCTGACAGGAGCCGCAAGCACGAGTGCAGCAAGGAGCCGCCGGCAGAGCCTGGCGGGGACGCACAGGAGCACTGGGTGCACGAGGCCTGCGCCGTGTGGACGGGCGGGGTCTACCTGGTGGCCGGGAAGCTCTTTGGGCTGCAGGAGGCCATGAAGGTGGCCATGGACATG ACTTGTTCCAGCTGCCAGGAAGCCGGGGCCACCATCGGGTGCTGCCACAAAGGATGCATCCACACCTACCATTACCCATGTGCCAGCGATGCGGGTAAGAGCCAGCCCAAGGGGACCGAAGGTCGGGGGACGCAGGCACAGCTCCTCGAGCTGACCCCACTTGACCCATCGGCTTCCCTCTTCTCCTGCCCCAGCAATTCTTTACCTTCTCATGTCTCGCGGCTGGGCCCTGAGCTGGGCAGTGCTGGTGACAAGGAGACACGTCCGTCCCCAGCCACCTGCTGGAGGAGGGCCCAGAAGCACAAATTGGAAAGCTGTATGTGA